The genomic DNA AGAGATAAAGAGTAAGGCAACTTAGCCAAGCAATATTGTCATTTATTTGCTTGAGGTGAACAGTTTATTTGGTTCGGAAGTGACAAACAATGCAGCCAACTTTTGAGAGACATGAAAGGCAAAATTGAGGAGGCAAAAGTTCTCTTTGAACAGCCGTCATAAAATTTTTTTACAACTTCCATTGACGTCATATATACTGTTTAATGAaatagcagacactcttatccagaaccaCTTCAATTTAGTTTAATAGTTAAACCTGTCATGAGAGACTGGGGTTGGttgtgtcaggacccggttacgaacccgggtctccggagtgagaaacagtcacttaaccaactgagccacgaatagtcggcagaacccagaagatgaggcagacacagcagtacttgagacggtgtatttaatgaagtaaaaagtgaagttcttcaggaaaacatgtaactccacaacctcaaaaggaatcctacaagaacaaaggaaatcctccaagacaaaaaaggtaaatccacaaggtggaaggtaaagcacaaaaagcctcaaaagatactcaaaaaacaaaatgtgtaacaaaatgtgggaaaagtcaaggggtctgaataaatCCAATTTAttcggaatactttctgaaagcactgtattttTAGCCATATCAATGCAGTTAAACAAGTTCATAAAATAATGAATTATGTTGGCTTGCACTTCCAAGGCTGTTTCATATTGTATATTTAGGCTATTGTAACAATGTGTTAGGTTCTGACAAACAGAGTGAAAAACTAGTCAAAGCTCAAACAAATTTTATTCACCCACTGGGTCAAACAGCTGAAAAGACAAAATCATGTTCCCACCAGCACCATTATTTATACCCTCCTTTAGGCAGAGTCTCCTCGTTGCACCTCTAAACACTACATCTTTGCTGCTCGGCAGATGAAGTGTGTAATAAAACGGTTCCTTCTcccttcatctgacctgacctctgcccacattcctcactaatccacagctatcCAAGCCTTTCAGTCACCGCAACCAAGTGATTGCCTTTTCTAGTGAACAATCGACAAGCAACAATGGGCATGACGTATAGAAGTAGTCAGTACAGGTGTTATCAAGCCTTTACATCAAAGTTGGCTGAAGTTGAATGGAACGTGGTATACCCTGACCAGTTATTCAGAAGAAAATCCTCTGACTGTCTAATTTCACACAGGAAATTTCTGCTGACATTGAACAGGGTTAGGGTATTTCATTCTTTTCAGACTCTCCTGTGCCACAATTCCCAACATATTTGAACACcccaattatgattttttttgtaCAACCTATATTGACATTATATAGACTGTGTAAATATATAACTGTTGTTTAGAGAGTGTATTCTAAATGCAACATGAAAATGCACATTTTTGGTATAacttagcagatgctcttatccatagCCTCTTCCAATCAGTGCGTTCAATTCAATAGGTAAAACAACCACATAAAAATTATACCAAAACacaaattaaaaaaaaatgtacattacGGTATGTGAAAACCTTTCTCATTTCATAGCTTTTTCCAGATACTTCCAGATGAACCATATGTTGCTTTAAAACGAAGGTAGGACTCCAGACATCTAACGGCTACATCATCCACCTCTGGGTCAAACTTGTTAGCGATGAGGTGGTGGTGTTGTAGGAGCCACCGTAGATCTCCAGCCCCGTAGACACACACAGCTCTCCTGGAGGCACCGGAGCAGGGTGGATATGGGGCTCCTTTCCTCACATCTCCTTCCAGGTAACTCCACTTTACCATGCGAGCGATGGCGTTCATGTCTGATTCATGGTACTTGACGTGAGGAGGGTTAGACCCTGGCACCGAGGGCATGCGCTGCAGAGTGGCCCACAGGTGCTCATCAGGACTGTAGGTGTCCCTCTCCCACTCCAGCAGGGCCCGAACCTCCTGGCTGTCAAACACGTGATGGACAAAGTCCCTGGAGACCACGAAATAGGCATTTCCGGAAAACATGGGGGTGCTGATTGGAGGAGGGCTCTTCGTAACGTCTGTTCTGACTACTATGTTATTGGTTATATTGTGCTGATACTGCCACCGGTGTTTCTTATAGTCGACGGTGGTCTCAGACTCCATGCTGTTCCTCCCGTTGAGCAGTTTGAGTGACTGAACCATCTCTGCGTTGGTTTTAATGGGGAAATCTGTTCCACAGGTATTGAGCAGGTACCTCCACTGGACAGGTGACTTCAACAGGTCCTTCATACAGTTTAGATCTGCCTGCACTCGAGACCACGATGCGTAAACCACACTCTCTGTCTTACTTGCCACAAACACATTGGTAAAACAAGTCACAATAGCCTTTACTGCAGTCCTGAATTCTTCTGAGGATTTCTGGTCCACATGCACGCAATATACATTCTGAGGTGTGTACACGGCACGCAGGAGTCGCTCAAACATCTCAATCTTCTCATGGACCACCATGGAGTAGGCGATGGggaagtctctctcctccacactcAGGGGCATCATGACGAACCCTCTGCCTGTAACGTACGTTTTACAGTTTCGGGTCACGTCGTGGTAGAACGCCTCAGACAGACGCTTGGGCTTATTCTTTGTTTTCAGAAGTCTTCTGAGCTGCTC from Oncorhynchus keta strain PuntledgeMale-10-30-2019 chromosome 10, Oket_V2, whole genome shotgun sequence includes the following:
- the LOC118389565 gene encoding beta-1,3-galactosyl-O-glycosyl-glycoprotein beta-1,6-N-acetylglucosaminyltransferase 3-like; the protein is MGPLRPSLSQKCFFRNLFLILMSALISLLLWNTLRRPTCSERSPLPAPDLLPQDYADDLPACSAIIRGDLKGIDKEQLRRLLKTKNKPKRLSEAFYHDVTRNCKTYVTGRGFVMMPLSVEERDFPIAYSMVVHEKIEMFERLLRAVYTPQNVYCVHVDQKSSEEFRTAVKAIVTCFTNVFVASKTESVVYASWSRVQADLNCMKDLLKSPVQWRYLLNTCGTDFPIKTNAEMVQSLKLLNGRNSMESETTVDYKKHRWQYQHNITNNIVVRTDVTKSPPPISTPMFSGNAYFVVSRDFVHHVFDSQEVRALLEWERDTYSPDEHLWATLQRMPSVPGSNPPHVKYHESDMNAIARMVKWSYLEGDVRKGAPYPPCSGASRRAVCVYGAGDLRWLLQHHHLIANKFDPEVDDVAVRCLESYLRFKATYGSSGSIWKKL